The following nucleotide sequence is from Triticum dicoccoides isolate Atlit2015 ecotype Zavitan chromosome 7B, WEW_v2.0, whole genome shotgun sequence.
gtcgccccgcggacggggagcgcgtcgatgtcgagtggtgcctcctggagccaagcagagtcgtcggcgatgaaagcgagcgcaccgagatggatctcgcggccctcgaccagagctccgccagaaaccatgatgaaggcaatcagacaaattgcaacttctccaaaaagtcgctaagacaccggccccaaggtgggcgccaactgtcgtggttctaagtctgacagtagaatggggggtaggtatggagaggcaagatcctagctatggagtagttgtacacatgagtgttagcgagttcaggcccttctcggaggaagtaacagccctacgtcccggagcctggaggcggtcgactgggttctgtgtatatgagttacaggggtgcgaaccctttacactgaggaggggggtggcttatatagagtccgccagacccctccggccatcagttatgcagggtttaaagtacattaagatagggggtgACTGGTAACGCCCTcgtaaagtgccatgaagactattaaagctacttaatgacagaccgttgcgtgctgagagtctttaggtctcctggccgtcgagtggttggcttcatggttgagtggctatcttcatcgtcgagtgaagtccctcttggtcgagtgaagtccctcttggtcgattggaaggtagcttcttctaaggatgtccttgggtagggtatcccagataggtccatgaccctaccctaggtacataacctcatcactattctttccgttcgatctatcatagagttcatactagaataacaccttaagacacaaatcaaccaaaaccctaatgtcacctagatactccattgtcacctcaagtattcgtgggcatgattatacgatatgcatcacacaatctcagattcatctattgaaccaacacaaagtacttcagagagtgccccaaagtttctaccagagagtcaagacgaaaacgtgtgccaacccccatgcataagttcacaaggtcactgaactcacaagttgatcaccaaaacatacatcaagtagatcacgttaatatcccattgtcgccacagataagcacggcaagacatacatcaagtgttctcaaatccttaaagactcaatgcgataagataacttcaaagggaaaactcaatccattacaagagagtagagggggagaaacatcataacatccaactataatagcaaagctcgcgatacatcaagatcgtgccaaatcaagaacacgagagagagagagatcaaacagatagctactggtacataccctcagccccgaaggtgaactactccctcctcgttatggagatcgccgggatgatgaagatggccaccggtgagggatcccccctccggcaggctgccagaacagggtcccgattggtttttggtggctatagaggtttgcggcggtggaactcccgatctattgttgtcttcggtgtttttagggtatatggacttatataggtgaaagaagtcggtcgggggacactggaggggcccacgagataggggggcgcgcctagtagggggggggcccacccttgtggacacctcgaagcttccttgacttcaactccaagtctcctggatcacattcgttccaaaaataacgctcccgaaggtttcattccgtttgcactctgtttgatattccttttcttcgaaacactgaaataggaaagaaaacaacaatatgggttgggcctccggttaatacgttaagcccaaaaataatataaaagtatataatacagcccataaacattcaaaacaaataataaaatagcatgaatgcttcataaattatagatacgttggagacgtatcagttactcatatgatcaaacctcatatcacactctgtagcaagcttacctctttcgagcatcactcgggggctacgcacagCCGTTGACCATGCCACCCCCAGGGGTTATGCCCATTCAATCAACCCactgatcacatcaggaatatctttctgaccatacatgctcggtcTGCCGAAAATCTATAAGGCTAGTACTGCCCACTCggacgatcgcccaaatcattacCAAAAGTCATCTTCAAGAatgcaaaagggtgaaaacaacGCTCCTCTACGGATACACTTGTCCCTATGGAAGGCTCCAAGGCatcagtttcacaaacttggatTCAGAGATGGCATGTGCTAGTGTTCCCCCAGGATAATGAGTGGCCTctctccggagagtcagcccacacaCTAGCCTCGTCACACGAGTTTCATGGCACGtccatgtcagaccactagtctatctcctccggaagacatacaagtgccaccaagtttttccttgcGGTCAACACACCCCAATCAGTCGGCAAGCACATCCactcggacaaatacccctttcatgcaaaagggtgtAAATGAAGATCCTCTACGGATAGAATGTACTCTTACAAATACCCCTTTCACGCAAAATCTAACGGTCAATATGAGAAGTACAACTGGAACAATTACTCCCTGGACTGTCCAGCTTTTTTCTACAGTCGGCAGTTTCAAAGACGAATTCATTCATCGTGCCGAGAGCACGAAGATTCACCTGCTTGACCGAGTTCCAGGCTGAATTTATTCCGTGCCTAGTGCACAGAGATCAGTCCAACTGACTTAGCTCCAGGTTGAGTTTATTTACCATGTCAAGTGCATCCGATTGACTCAATTTCAGACTAAAAGATATTTACCGTGTCGATTGCATGGAGGTTTACCAGTAGACTTAAACCCTCCGCCTGACTCACCTTGTCCGAcaaaggctcggggactacacccagtgggtgcactcagcgtgcccccactggaagagaactcggAAAGAAACATTTTGCCTCAGATCTAGTGAAGACCATCTCCAGATCACTCAAGGGCTTCTCGACCTCCGAGTTGGAGAGGAACAAGTTCTATCAGTACTAGCGAAGAAGATTTTTTTCTCTCAAACCCccatcgactgcccgcagtcgatggcgttctcggggactacacccagtgggtgcactcagcgtggccccactggagtaatctccactcggtacggcctgaccggtccgagtggagaacaacaaacaaacaagttcTAAGGCTCCCGTTGGCTACCAAAAAAAtgctataaggtgagtttaacACTCCTTCGcggacctgttttgagccttcttctaggactcaaagtgtGAAACCATAAGTTTAGATCTAGAGCCGATTCCTATTGACGTTCCTCCGAGATAAGAATGTCATCTCACCGAGAGAGCAGTCCATGTGTCGATCTTGTTGCCTGTATTTAATGACACATCCATACTCTGATCATGAGTTAACCTCTTCCGAGAGATgatcgaatgtcaccaagttgctcctcgcgAGCACTTACCCTAGATAAGTCGGGAAGCGCAGTGccagaatccattgagattttgttcaaaccttggttgtctgaaagcatGATGACAGGTACCGAGTATTTCCGTAATCACTCGGGCCAAGTTGTGTCTTTCATAAACTGGTTTTGCAAAACTGCAATcaattcgggggctaatgttggggatacacataacaggtaggcccacaaagggtcgaaatatcataaagcatggggtccacacaacatgtgggtccagataaatttcatacagacatactatcactcggacaagcagcatactatcgacttgaccaagcaacataccatccactcggatgatagttcaccactcgaccgtacgactcactcgggtATACGAAGACCAAcaggcagcaaagcagtcggcatcattctcatagtgaaggCTTGTTAGTGgtctggcattatggcattcatgccccactttgtaacataggaggtgagggggtggcccaCTCTatctaagccacccccaccactagacttggggccAGGCCCTCATTCTTCTCCTCCTAGCTCTCTCTTTCGTCACTAGTCtcagacttagctcaggcatggggatccattctcctctctctctctcacacacatacattgttatctccggatacatactcagataaaacaaagcctctccggagcatgagacctagggttgttatctccaccgcgaGAGGCCCGGACTCGATAAAactaccgtgtcacccatatgcatctcaatagatcatgctccgttaccctataccttattattgtcggaatcgttcccacgacaccGTCCCCCATCACCGTGGAGGTCGAGCACGAGCAATCCCCTCCGGCAGATCTCGTCGCCGGTCAtgtcgcccccgccgtcgcccaaGGCCCCAACGCTCTTGCCCGCAAGCGGTAGGGCAATGTTGTAATGCAGGGCGGTAATCCGGCTGGCCCTGCCAGAAAGGCACGCACACTGGCGCCGATGCCGCTGCGCGATCTGCCCGGCCCGCGGCGGAGAAGGTGGGCAAGGTTTCGGGCGTAAAGCGCAAGAAGGCCCCTACGATGATAAGAACGACGCCTTCGTCCACTCCCTCCGCCCCGGCGAGATGTTCCCCGACGATGCCGTTCAACAGTGTTGCTTCCACCGCAagcgaggtgttcgatgaaatggccggaaggtatggatcttcgatcccttGTTCTTGCTTCCCTTTTCGCCATCCTGGTAGCTCGTGACTTGATGTCACTCAATGTAGCAGTGGTGCAAACAAGGCCACTAccgagttcgtgaacttgttggGGACACCAATGCCATCGACATCGATCAAGCCCCGTTCACGGAATTCGATTACAATGAAATGGAGGGTGGCATGGATGATCACGGTGGTGAAGATGAATTGGAGGAGATATATGAGGGGGCGTATGAGCAAGCGCAAGCAAAAAAAAGCATGCGATCAAAGAACTACACAATCTTGGAAGATCAAATCTTGACCAAGGCTTGGAGTGTGGTGTCTCTTGATGCTTGCACAGGTACGTCTCAAACCGCCAAGAGGTATTGGCAAAGGATTGATACTTCCGCATGATGGCAAGGTATCCCAATAGGACTCCATGCACCTTTTGGTCAATCCATGGTCGTTGGGACGTGATCATGCCGATTTGTAGCCGTTGGGCTGCTTGATTGGAACAAGTttgcaatgcacctccaagtggaacCGTGGAATCAGACTATGTGAGTGCGTTTTCACGTCCCAAGTTATGCAAATCATTTGTAGCATTTAAAGTGATTGCATCATTTGACATTTTTTTAATTGTGTATGAAAAAATTGCCCAACAAAGATACAACGACATGGAAGCTTCCGAAAGCAATTTTTTTaaactagagcattgttgggaTATGCTCAAAGAATGCGACAAGTGGAAGTTGATTGACAAGGAATCCCCACCGAAGAGAGGTTCACTTACgaacatggatgaagatgaagatgatgatggcccaagaaacTTGAACAAGACCGATGGTGACAAGAAGACTAAGGAGAAGAACAAGAGAGAGCACGAAGCATTGAGTTTGCAGGACAAGATAGATGCGATGGTGGAATCAAATGAGTTGATGTTAACGAATACGTTGGAGACAAAGAAAtagttggccgagaagaaggcacGAGAGAAGCAAGAAAAGTGTTGCTCACGGACAAGGGGTTGCGCAACGCGGCCATTGAGGAGAGAAGAACACGTGCCGCTAAGAAAAAGCCTTGTCGAAGATGCTTGCCGAAGAGAATAAGATCATGACATTGAACCACAATGACATAGATGACCTCACCAAAGAATAGCATGATATGGCAAGAAGAGACATCTTGAAGAGGAGGATGCTTGCGTCGGCCAGTGTGTGTTACAGTGCCGGAGATGTTTTCTCATCGGGATTTGGAACCAATGTCGCCGATGCATTCAGAGCGTCCGCCGATGGTTTCGGTGCCAGAGGTGGATTCGGGGGCGGCGATGACCTCGATGGAGGTGGTGCGGAGTGAAGATCGACCAAGTTGATGCCGGACGTGGTCGTCACTTTTGCATAAACTCCTTTTGCGTTTGTCCTACAAAACTAAGCTTTTATTTGCGCGTGAACTGTGTTttattgtttgaatttgaactcgTCTGGCGGAATGGCTGTCAAATTCGTTTATTGAGAGTCTCCGATTTGCAGGTCGACGCGGCGGCGCCCGAGTAGACCCTGCGTAGCCGACCCATGAAAAAGCATCTTGTGCGAATATCTTTTTTTACAGGTTTGTTTTGCGGGGTCAGACTCTGATCTCTCCTTGCCGCCCGCATAGTTCCTTTTCCGTAAACTGTAAACGCCGTCGGCGTTATACGGGTCTTCTAGAGATGCTCTTACACCGCAATAATATCACTTGTCTCAGGCCCCTCAGCACGCACTTTGGCTCGACCACCAGGCACACGTGCAACCGCGTGTCACTGTCAGACAACCTCTCACGTCCAGCTCAGCTCAACTCAACCTCAGCTCAGCTGGGATCGCCATCTCCATTTATTTATAGGGTCTGTCTAgaactcagtcgactgagacttaaccaagtctcagtcgaGTGACATCAGCGTAGATTTTTTGCAGCAAGCGGCACGGCTAGATGCTACAACCGATGATGAAAAATGTTGCAACGGTTTTACAAGCAATGAAAATTGGTGCTCTAGCCGGTGTGATTAAAATGCTACAACCATCAATGACAAATGTTACAACCGGTGAGACAATATGCTACAATCGATGAGGGACAACATGCTACAACCAACAAGACGAATGCTGCAACCGGTATAAAAAAAGTTACAACTGTTGAGAAAAAATGTTGCATGGtcgactgagacttggttaaatctcagtcgactgatttttagcAAGCCCGCTTTTTATAAGCCAGCAAagccacacagacacacacacacacaaacacattgGTCTCCCACGCACGCAAGCAGCTGCCAGCACCAACCATCGCCAAAGCGGCAGCTCGACCGGCAGCCATGGCGCGCGCCTTCGTGCGCTCCATCTCCTTCCCTCTCAGCCCCTCGAGGTCTCCCAAGTCGCGCGCTCCCTCCTCGTCGTACCACGGGCGGTCCGTGAGCCTGCCGTGCCGGTCGCACCCGATCCTGGCGCACCTCCACACCCACATCCGCGCCGTGCTCGCCTGGGCGCAGCAGGGCCCAGCGGCGTTGGCCTCCTCCGTCGCAGCGGGGCTGGCGCACGTCGACGCGCTCCACGCCGCTCTCGGCGACCTGCTTGACTTGCCCGAGGCCCAGGACGCGCTGTCCGGCGCCGGCGGCAGCGTGGACCGCCTCCTCGACTCCTTCCTCCGCCTCGTCGACGCGCACGGCTGTTTTCAGGAGGCCGTTGTTGCGCTCAAGCAGGACGTGGCCGACGCGCTGGCCGCCGTGCGTCGCCGAGACGGGGCGCGCCTTGCCTCCGCCGTGCGGGCCCAGCGCAGGGCCGGCCAAGAGCTCGCCCGCCTCGCCGCCACGGCCAGGGAGTCCGCCGTCCGGCCCTCGCGCCtgagcatcctcggcggcacccaaGGCAGCGCGGCGGAGGTGGAGGTGACGGGGCTGCTCATGGAGTCggccgcggcgacggcgtcggctTCCGCCGCGCTGTTCGGGGCCGTGGCGGCCATGTCCGGGTCTGTGGAGGCGGAGTCGTGCTCGTGCAAGGGCACGGCGGCGCTGTCCATGTCCGGGTCTGTGGTGGCGGACGTGGCGGAGAGGCtggaggagctggaggagtgcatcgAGGAGCTGGAGGCCGGGAGTGAGAAGGTGTTCCGGAGCCTCGTCCAGACCAGGGTCGCGCTCCTCAACATCCACACCCTGCACATCTTCTAACTTTACTACTACCAACCATCTTAGCTGTACTCGTGAAATTAGTGGCAGCAAGAAATCCTGTAACTGTAAATAAGTAGTAGATGATGAATAGAAGAAGTAATTTGTAGTACTAATCTTGGTTCTGTGCATCATTTAGAGCAACTTCAACgggccgatccaaacggacggcgatttcgTCCGTTTTTTTATCCGTTTGAATCTGCCTCCCGC
It contains:
- the LOC119336455 gene encoding uncharacterized protein LOC119336455 gives rise to the protein MARAFVRSISFPLSPSRSPKSRAPSSSYHGRSVSLPCRSHPILAHLHTHIRAVLAWAQQGPAALASSVAAGLAHVDALHAALGDLLDLPEAQDALSGAGGSVDRLLDSFLRLVDAHGCFQEAVVALKQDVADALAAVRRRDGARLASAVRAQRRAGQELARLAATARESAVRPSRLSILGGTQGSAAEVEVTGLLMESAAATASASAALFGAVAAMSGSVEAESCSCKGTAALSMSGSVVADVAERLEELEECIEELEAGSEKVFRSLVQTRVALLNIHTLHIF